Below is a genomic region from bacterium.
CTTCAGAGCATCGGGTAAAATGCTGTTGATAAAATTAGAGGCATTCTCTTTGTTTGAAAATATCTCTTTGAAGAAACTGTCATGTGGATTTGATATCTCCATCTTATCTCCTTACCCCAGCTTTGTTCTACCCTGATTCCACTTTCGATGGCTAAAGTATTACTAATTTCAGGGTTATCTTCCTTAGTGTTTGGCTGTGGTCTTAGTGCCTTAGTGCTTTTTTATTGTCTCACTAACCTTACCACCTTATTTATCTCTTCCTTTGAAAGTCCGGTTATCTTGGCAATCACATCAATATTAAATCCCTCTGAATACATAGCCTTAGCAGCCTCTACTGCTTTCCTGTATTCACCTTGCTGTAATCCTTGTTGCATTCCTTGTTGCATTCCTTGTTCTATCAATTTCATAGCGGTAGTCATTGTTGCTTCACCCCCTTTCTCGGAAATCTTCTTCACTGCCCCTACTACCTCTTCTACTCCTATCTCGGTGCTACTGTAAATATACCGAATAACCCCTTCCAAAAATTTTAGCCCTTTCTCCTCCTCGTAACACATCTGCCCTATCTCTAAAAAATCCCCGATATGCTCCCGCAATTTCCCCTCATTATATATGCTCTTCATCACTAATAAGGCTATCCTAAGAGTTACATCCAAAAAAACCTGCCCCTTTATCTCCTCATCACTATACCTCGATAAATCTGTCAATAAATAATCAAATTCAGGAATATATCTCTTTAATCCCTCATCTATCCCTCTAAAATATTCAGATAACCCTTTCACTACCCATCGTTCTTTACCGTGATAAAAAATAATAGGTATAACAGGTCTTAAACCCTCTTTCTGTTTGATATTTGTCTCCCATATCTTAAGGATATACCGTAGAAGCTGTAAATGCGGGTATTTGACTGTCTTGCTCTTATGTTCAAATAAAAGCGAAACCTTTACCTTGCTCTTAGCCTTGTAAAGACAATTATAAACTATGTCTGAAAAGTTCTCTTTTAGTTCCTCATCAATGTAAGAGTTATTATCCAATTCCAGGGTTGATAAATCAAGGTTTTTCTTCAGAGCATCAGGTAAAATGCTGTGGATAAAATTAGAGGCATTCTCTTTGTTTGAAAATATCTCTTTGAAGAAACTGTCATGTGGATTTGATATCTCCATCTTATCTCCTTACCCCAGCTTTGTTCTAACTGGTATGATAATCCATAACATAAAAGAAGTCAAATTGTTTGTTTTTTCCCGCAACCAATTAAGGCAATACTTTTGTTGATAGAGAGCGCCTCGGTGTAGGTTCCAGGAGCAACATAGATTGTATCGCCAGTTGTAGTAGCATTTATTGCCGACTGGATAGTTGTATAACTTCCTGGCACATACAAATCCGCTGCTCTTAAAAAACCCAGCCCCAATACCACTAAACCGATGATTTTTTCATTTTATCAACACATCCTATTTAATTTTAATATAGACTAAAGACCAAATAAAGTACCACAAGCATCCTGCTTGTCCTTTTCATTTCTTAACATAGTGCTTTGTCAAGTTTGATTTACCATGTTCGGAAAGTTACGGTTATCGGTTATCAGGTTATCGGTGAAAAAAAAGAAGTAACTTTTTATCTCCGATTACCGATTACTGATAACCGATTACTGATTACCGATTACCCTGATTCCACTTCCGATGGCTAAAATATTACTAATTTCAGGGTTATCTTCCTTAGTATTTGGCTGTGGTTTTAGGGGAACATCTTGGGGTCAGACCTCGAAAATGGAATTTACCCTACTAATTTCTCAATTCGAGGTCTGACCACAATCCCCCAATCCTCCACTCGGCAGCGGGGGACAACCCACCTCTGCCCTCTATATTTATCCGTGCTAATCCGTGTTAATCAGTGGTTGAATAGTTACACTATCGGTTGCATCTGGAGAGCAGGATGATTTACCTTTTTGAGATAGGCAAGGACTTCATTCTCGGTTGTAGCAATAGTTTCATCAGCAATCAGGTCAACAAAATTCTCAAGACCACTTTCTTTAGATTGCTGTTCTAGCAGTTCACGGCTAAATTCTTTTAATTTTTTAGGCATCCAGACAATCCGTTTAAAACCACCTTCAGCGGAAATATATTTTTTACTGCCGATATAATACTTTGAGTGGCCAATAAATCCTGAAGTTTGCAAACCACCTCCAACCGAACCGGCTAATGTAGAGAATTTCATCCCACAAGGTGTCATATTGGTATAGTCTCTATCAACAATCATCACACCATTAGTTGAAGGTAACAAAGCCGTGATACATTCAAAACAACCACAACTGGTCATTGGGTCAATCATCATTGAGTAGGCACTCATTTGTTCTATCTTGCCGTGAGAGGCCTTTTTTATAAAGGCGTTGACATTATCCCATTGTCCGATTACCGGGTCAAGGCAATTGCCTTTTTGAATTGGTTGATTGGGTCCATCAGGTTTAATTTGATAAGCGGCTTTTGTATCCAGCCAATTATATGCCCCACAAAGCCCGGACCGCTCCGGTGTAACTATACAAAGATGATTGGGGGCAAAGGATTGACATAATGTGCAGGAATAAAGAACATCCACTCCTTCATCAGTCAAGCCTTTAACTCTTTCGTCCCTTTCACGATAGGTAATTTTGGCAATATTCATCATTTCAGTTGCCTTCTCCATCTCTGTATAAATTTTTACCTGAACACGGTCAATGATTGAGCTGTATTCTGCATGGAATTTGGCAATAATAATCTTGCCCAGATGAGCAAGTCTAAGACCGCTATTAAATGCTGATTTACTTATTCTTATCCAGATGATATTTCTCTGGCCAATATGGAGTAGTCCTTGAGCACCATTCAGGATTTCATGGATATGTCGTTCAAGGATTGGTTCAAAATCCTTTTGCATCCTGGCACCAGCAACCTCAACCCATATCCCAAGTGCGAATCCACTCCCTTCTTTAATCTCATTCAGGTCAGGCCCAATCACCTCAATTTTACCATCCTCTACCTCTTGAACAGGTTTTGTGG
It encodes:
- the acsB gene encoding acetyl-CoA decarbonylase/synthase complex subunit alpha/beta, giving the protein MSKIIASAAIRGAHKIVNLADTRLKESIDKFGPNQEVGFPNTGYYLPIIYAMSGIKVKNLTDMEGVVKKCKDLLPPFVDEGIHLPYLGWVLDAGMITLWAEEVIEALKYLEPPIPYLIATAPDDNHLFIGAADDKIMRERGIEFVDGSAPGFAACVGACPDSQTAAKLAKELQEKTLYVFMCAENDGNSMSKQLRQEGVQMGWETRLIPFSNEIYGAIFALGFASRAAMAFGGVEPGDYRRNLIYNKHRVFAFVLALGEVSDEWYATAAGAINYGFPTISYTPIPQILPTGVCMYEHVVSNVPFDKMVERAIEVRGLKVVVTKIDIPVLYGPAFAGERIGKEDLYAEANEVRTKVPAFEFVTTKPVQEVEDGKIEVIGPDLNEIKEGSGFALGIWVEVAGARMQKDFEPILERHIHEILNGAQGLLHIGQRNIIWIRISKSAFNSGLRLAHLGKIIIAKFHAEYSSIIDRVQVKIYTEMEKATEMMNIAKITYRERDERVKGLTDEGVDVLYSCTLCQSFAPNHLCIVTPERSGLCGAYNWLDTKAAYQIKPDGPNQPIQKGNCLDPVIGQWDNVNAFIKKASHGKIEQMSAYSMMIDPMTSCGCFECITALLPSTNGVMIVDRDYTNMTPCGMKFSTLAGSVGGGLQTSGFIGHSKYYIGSKKYISAEGGFKRIVWMPKKLKEFSRELLEQQSKESGLENFVDLIADETIATTENEVLAYLKKVNHPALQMQPIV
- a CDS encoding Rpn family recombination-promoting nuclease/putative transposase, with the protein product MEISNPHDSFFKEIFSNKENASNFINSILPDALK
- a CDS encoding Rpn family recombination-promoting nuclease/putative transposase encodes the protein MEISNPHDSFFKEIFSNKENASNFIHSILPDALKKNLDLSTLELDNNSYIDEELKENFSDIVYNCLYKAKSKVKVSLLFEHKSKTVKYPHLQLLRYILKIWETNIKQKEGLRPVIPIIFYHGKERWVVKGLSEYFRGIDEGLKRYIPEFDYLLTDLSRYSDEEIKGQVFLDVTLRIALLVMKSIYNEGKLREHIGDFLEIGQMCYEEEKGLKFLEGVIRYIYSSTEIGVEEVVGAVKKISEKGGEATMTTAMKLIEQGMQQGMQQGLQQGEYRKAVEAAKAMYSEGFNIDVIAKITGLSKEEINKVVRLVRQ